One genomic window of Columba livia isolate bColLiv1 breed racing homer chromosome 9, bColLiv1.pat.W.v2, whole genome shotgun sequence includes the following:
- the TRPC1 gene encoding short transient receptor potential channel 1 → MAALYQSADPSASASPNKLLALKDVRQVKEETTLDEKLFLLACDKGDYYMVKKLLEENSSGEMNINCVDVLGRNAVTITIENENLDILQLLLDYGCQSSDALLVAIDSEVVGAVDILLNHRPKRSSRPTIVKLMERIQNPEYSTTMDVAPVILAAHRNNYEILTMLLKQDISLPKPHAVGCECTLCTAKNKKDSLRHSRFRLDIYRCLASPALIMLTEEDPILRAFELSADLKELSLVEVEFRNDYEELAQQCKTFAKDLLAQARNSRELEVILNHTSSDEHVDKRGLLEERMNLSRLKLAIKYNQKEFVAQSNCQQFLNTVWFGQMAGYRRKHTCKKILTVLMVGIFWPVLSLCYLLAPKSRVGRIIHTPFMKFIIHGASYFTFLLLLNLYSLVYNENKKNTMGPALERIDYLLIIWLIGMVWSDVKRLWYDGLEDFLEESRNQLSFVMNSLYLATFALKVVAHNKFHDYAERKDWDAFHPTLVAEGLFAFANVLSYLRLFFMYTTSSILGPLQISMGQMLQDFGKFLGMFLLVLFSFTIGLTQLYDKGFTVNEEKDCAGIFCEQQSNDTFHSFIGTCFALFWYIFSLAHVAIFVTRFSYGEELQSFVGAVIVGTYNVVVVIVLTKLLVAMLHKSFQLIANHEDKEWKFARAKLWLSYFDDKCTLPPPFNVIPSPKTICYLFNSLSKWICSHTSSGKVKRQNSLKEWRNLKQKRDENYQKVMCCLVHRYLTSMRQKMQSTDQATVENLNELRQDLSKFRNEMRDLLGFRTSKYAMFYPRN, encoded by the exons GTGACTATTACATGGTCAAGAAACTCTTAGAAGAAAACAGCTCAGGCGAAATGAACATAAATTGTGTGGATGTGCTTGGACGAAATGCCGTTACCATAAccattgaaaatgaaaacttggACATACTACAGCTTCTTTTGGATTATGGCTGCCAG tcATCGGACGCGCTTTTGGTGGCTATTGACTCGGAAGTGGTGGGAGCTGTCGACATTCTACTGAATCACCGACCAAAAAGATCCTCCAGACCAACCATTGTA AAACTAATGGAACGCATTCAGAATCCGGAGTACTCAACGACCATGGATGTGGCACCTGTCATTTTAGCGGCTCATCGTAACAACTATGAAATTCTCACCATGCTGTTAAAGCAAGACATATCATTACCCAAACCTCATGCTGTAGGTTGTGAATGCACACTGTGTactgcaaagaacaaaaaagacagTCTGCGACATTCCAG GTTTCGTCTTGACATTTATCGGTGTTTGGCCAGTCCTGCTTTAATCATGTTGACAGAGGAGGATCCGATCCTGCGAGCTTTTGAGCTTAGTGCGGACTTGAAAGAATTAAGCCTTGTTGAGGTTGAATTCAG AAATGATTATGAGGAGCTAGCTCAACAGTGCAAAACCTTTGCTAAAGATTTGCTTGCCCAAGCACGGAATTCACGGGAGCTGGAAGTTATTCTGAATCACACATCTAGCGATGAACACGTAGACAAGCGAGGATTGTTGGAGGAAAGGATGAACTTAAGCCGCTTAAAACTTGCAATCAAGTATAATCAAAAAGAG TTTGTGGCTCAGTCTAACTGCCAGCAGTTTCTGAACACAGTATGGTTTGGCCAGATGGCGGGCTATCGACGCAAGCACACGTGCAAGAAAATTTTGACTGTTTTGATGGTTGGCATTTTCTGGCCGGTTTTGTCCCTGTGTTACTTGTTAGCCCCTAAATCTCGAGTAGGTCGAATAATTCACACTCCTTTTATGAAGTTTATTATTCATGGAGCTTcatatttcacatttctgttgTTACTTAATTTGTATTCCCTTGTCTACAATGAGAATAAGAAGAATACAATGGGACCAGCCCTTGAGAGAATAGACTATCTTCTGATAATATGGCTGATAG gAATGGTGTGGTCGGATGTTAAAAGACTCTGGTATGATGGTTTAGAAGACTTTTTAGAAGAATCCCGTAATCAGCTTAGTTTTGTCATGAATTCTCTATATTTGGCAACTTTTGCTCTCAAAGTAGTTGCCCATAACAAG TTTCATGATTATGCTGAAAGGAAGGACTGGGATGCGTTCCATCCTaccctggtggcagaaggtctttttgcttttgctaaTGTTCTTAGTTACCTGCGTCTCTTCTTCATGTACACAACCAGCTCTATTCTGGGACCACTGCAG ATTTCAATGGGACAGATGCTACAAGATTTTGGAAAATTTCTGGGCATGTTTCTTCTTGTCTTGTTCTCGTTCACAATTGGATTGACGCAACTTTATGATAAAGGATTTActgtaaatgaagaaaaggaCTGTGCGGGGATTTTCTGTGAACAACAGAGCAATGACACATTCCACTC gTTTATTGGCACATGTTTTGCTCTGTTCTGGTACATATTCTCCCTGGCCCACGTAGCAATCTTTGTCACACGTTTTAGCTATGGTGAAGAATTACAGTCTTTTGTGGGTGCTGTTATTGTTGGTACCTACAATGTGGTGGTTGTGATTGTATTAACTAAGCTCCTTGTGGCAATGCTTCATAAAAGTTTCCAGCTGATAGCG AATCATGAAGATAAGGAATGGAAGTTTGCTCGTGCCAAGCTTTGGCTTAGCTACTTCGATGACAAATGCACGCTACCTCCACCTTTCAATGTCATTCCCTCTCCCAAGACTATCTGTTATCTTTTCAACAGTCTCAGTAAATGGATCTGTTCTCATACATCAAGTGGCAAAGTGAAACGTCAGAACAGCCTAAAG GAATGGAGAAATCTGAAGCAAAAGAGAGATGAGAATTATCAAAAGGTGATGTGTTGCTTAGTCCACCGTTACTTGACGTCCATGAGACAGAAGATGCAAAGCACGGATCAGGCAACTGTGGAAAACCTGAATGAGCTGCGGCAAGACTTGTCAAAATTCCGAAATGAAATGAGAGACCTGCTTGGCTTTCGAACTTCTAAATATGCTATGTTTTATCCAAGAAACTAA